In Leuconostocaceae bacterium ESL0723, the following proteins share a genomic window:
- a CDS encoding flippase translates to MKLLKNYLYNTGYQLLAILVPLVTMPYISRVLGPQGLGIYSFTNATISYFVLAANLGLAVYGTNQIAAHRDQVGDRSQQFYEITGLRLLVSLVAFLAFAGFMLVYHQYPAIMLAQSINILAVGFDFSWFFTGLEDFKKVTLRNTVVKLATLVLVFVFVRRASDVLTYTLIISLSTLVGNLSLLPFLKGQLQRVKRRRLKIWHHFWPALVLFIPQVASQVYLVVNKTMLGALAGVTAVAYFTSADSIVRIALTLVTSISTVLMPRIANAVAQHRNREIKTYMAGSFRFINALSLLLMIGIATTAPTLVPLFFGTKFLPVTPLLILETPIILLICWSGALTTQYLIPFGQVRHYTVATVLGALVNIALNPGLISHWGAQGAVMATLVSELVVVVYMFYRLTKFMALGPLFEGLFRLIVAGTVSAGIGMLVLHLWAGGWLAIGVVALVETSTYLGLLKVLGLNPRDLIRLDAQSE, encoded by the coding sequence GTGAAATTACTAAAAAATTATCTGTATAATACCGGCTACCAACTCTTGGCCATCCTGGTGCCCCTGGTGACCATGCCCTATATTAGTCGGGTGTTGGGTCCTCAGGGATTAGGGATTTATTCCTTTACCAATGCCACCATTTCTTACTTTGTACTAGCGGCTAACCTAGGTTTGGCGGTATACGGGACCAATCAAATTGCCGCCCACCGTGACCAAGTCGGGGACCGGTCCCAGCAGTTTTACGAGATTACTGGTCTCCGGCTGCTGGTTAGTTTGGTGGCCTTTTTGGCCTTTGCTGGTTTTATGCTGGTTTACCACCAATATCCGGCCATTATGCTGGCCCAAAGTATTAATATCTTAGCCGTGGGCTTTGATTTTTCCTGGTTTTTCACTGGCTTGGAAGACTTTAAAAAGGTGACGCTGCGAAATACCGTAGTCAAGCTGGCCACCCTGGTCCTGGTCTTTGTCTTTGTGCGTCGGGCCAGCGATGTTTTGACTTATACCTTGATTATTAGCCTTTCGACCCTGGTCGGGAATCTGTCCCTTTTACCCTTTTTGAAGGGGCAGCTCCAGCGGGTGAAGCGTCGTCGTTTGAAAATTTGGCACCATTTCTGGCCCGCCCTGGTGCTCTTTATCCCTCAGGTGGCCTCCCAGGTTTACCTGGTCGTTAATAAAACTATGTTAGGGGCGCTGGCAGGCGTGACGGCGGTGGCCTACTTTACCTCGGCTGACAGCATCGTCCGGATTGCCCTGACCCTGGTGACCTCGATTTCCACCGTCCTGATGCCCCGGATTGCTAACGCCGTTGCCCAGCACCGGAACCGGGAAATTAAGACTTACATGGCCGGGTCATTTCGTTTTATTAATGCCTTAAGCCTGTTATTAATGATCGGCATCGCGACCACGGCGCCGACCTTGGTACCACTCTTTTTTGGTACGAAGTTCCTGCCGGTAACTCCGCTGTTGATTTTAGAAACGCCGATTATTTTGCTAATTTGTTGGAGTGGGGCTCTCACTACCCAGTACCTGATTCCTTTTGGTCAGGTCCGGCACTACACCGTAGCTACGGTCTTAGGGGCGCTGGTCAACATCGCCCTAAACCCCGGTTTAATTAGCCACTGGGGTGCCCAGGGGGCCGTGATGGCGACCCTGGTCAGTGAATTAGTCGTGGTGGTTTACATGTTCTACCGTTTGACCAAGTTCATGGCCCTGGGCCCTCTGTTTGAAGGCTTGTTCCGGTTAATCGTGGCCGGTACTGTCAGCGCGGGTATAGGTATGTTAGTGTTGCATCTTTGGGCAGGTGGCTGGCTAGCCATCGGAGTGGTTGCCCTAGTTGAAACGTCCACTTACCTCGGCCTGTTAAAGGTTTTGGGTCTTAATCCCCGTGATTTAATTCGCTTAGATGCCCAGTCAGAATAA
- a CDS encoding glycosyltransferase family 2 protein produces MSSPLFSIIVPVYNVKNYLETAIKSITDQDWPDWEAILVDDQSSDGSAQLAQKLAQTDDRLRFYQHEHGGLSASRNFGMQQAQGDYLLFLDADDYFSPGLLGQLQQVIVSQPDLDVLVFDYQSFNTATQAVIETTHFDQHLRRFGEVAWNKAYRQSFIEDYQLDFPAGLNFEDTAIVPVIMALAQRRQKVDYCGYHYRRMRPGAITGEVSADSIAMRQAALDYLMDQAQHYQTDMTAKARRQLTHTISGRWFLLWRDYQKLPGQKALTERFIQALSSRSIRRGFFNQWEPKYWLAGLWAWFWLKRAKMRTR; encoded by the coding sequence ATGAGCTCGCCCCTATTTTCCATCATTGTTCCGGTTTACAATGTTAAAAACTACCTGGAAACGGCCATAAAATCGATTACCGACCAGGACTGGCCGGACTGGGAAGCCATCTTAGTCGATGACCAATCTAGCGATGGGTCGGCCCAACTGGCCCAGAAACTGGCTCAGACCGATGATCGCTTGCGCTTTTACCAGCATGAACACGGTGGGTTGTCAGCCAGTCGTAACTTTGGCATGCAACAGGCCCAGGGGGACTATCTCCTGTTTTTGGATGCTGATGACTATTTCAGTCCCGGCTTGCTGGGTCAGCTCCAGCAAGTGATTGTCAGCCAACCGGACCTGGATGTTTTAGTTTTTGATTACCAAAGCTTTAACACCGCGACCCAGGCAGTCATCGAAACTACCCATTTTGACCAACACTTACGCCGTTTTGGTGAGGTGGCCTGGAACAAGGCTTATCGGCAGTCATTTATTGAGGACTACCAGTTAGACTTTCCAGCCGGTCTGAATTTTGAAGATACAGCGATTGTGCCCGTTATCATGGCTCTGGCCCAACGCCGGCAAAAGGTGGACTACTGTGGCTACCACTACCGCCGGATGCGCCCTGGCGCCATCACTGGTGAGGTCAGTGCCGATAGTATTGCCATGCGCCAGGCTGCCTTGGACTATTTAATGGACCAGGCCCAGCATTATCAGACTGATATGACCGCTAAGGCCAGGCGCCAGCTAACCCACACCATTAGTGGCCGCTGGTTTCTGCTCTGGCGTGATTACCAAAAGTTGCCCGGCCAAAAAGCACTAACCGAGCGCTTTATCCAGGCCCTTAGCAGTCGGTCAATCCGACGGGGCTTTTTCAATCAGTGGGAACCCAAGTACTGGTTGGCCGGTCTGTGGGCCTGGTTTTGGTTGAAGCGTGCTAAGATGCGCACACGCTAG
- a CDS encoding EpsG family protein, whose amino-acid sequence MFYYFMTFGVATLAMFFSGLFGQKRLNDLFLFFFFLWLVFLSGTRYHLGGYDYQNYAYYFQNAPDLANLHFIKLVSEQGLFGSDSGWLFFNALIKSLGLNFYGLTLAVALIFWMTLYFVARPYITNLGILAVMVMYKYLLDVSFIYMRQSLAVAIFLMAVPLIIHKKLIPYLLLVTVAAMVHFSAVILLPVYLVNYLRLSKKGVIIYTAIFSATYILTLLHVNVLQYLSFANHLIGGSGGQKLDEAASGNLYGDSSLVSNFLHLAEFLLIDLLLICNWDKIKWQDRRVNTMVKLFLLLLPLYSLFANSAIMVRDGFYFLFTYAIVIDLVTRKARLQSRLLIYLGVALVSAYGMFRFASNFDNGGSSVYDSYLFHNDNIWTPQPEDLRL is encoded by the coding sequence TTGTTTTATTATTTTATGACTTTTGGGGTAGCGACCCTGGCCATGTTTTTCTCGGGTTTGTTTGGCCAAAAACGGCTAAATGACCTCTTTTTATTTTTCTTTTTTCTCTGGCTAGTCTTCCTGTCCGGTACCCGTTATCATCTGGGCGGTTATGACTACCAAAACTATGCCTACTACTTTCAAAACGCTCCGGACTTAGCCAACCTGCACTTTATTAAGTTAGTGTCGGAGCAGGGGCTGTTTGGCAGCGATAGCGGCTGGCTCTTTTTTAACGCCCTGATTAAGAGTTTGGGCCTGAATTTTTACGGCCTGACCCTGGCGGTCGCCCTGATTTTTTGGATGACCCTCTACTTTGTGGCCCGGCCCTACATCACGAACTTAGGTATCCTAGCAGTGATGGTCATGTATAAGTATTTACTGGATGTTTCCTTTATTTACATGCGCCAATCCCTAGCGGTGGCCATCTTTTTGATGGCTGTGCCCTTGATCATACATAAAAAACTAATCCCGTATCTACTGCTGGTTACGGTTGCAGCCATGGTCCACTTTTCCGCGGTGATTCTACTGCCGGTGTATCTGGTTAATTATCTCCGCCTCAGTAAGAAAGGGGTCATTATCTACACGGCGATTTTTTCCGCTACCTATATTTTGACCCTCCTACACGTTAACGTTTTGCAGTACCTGTCCTTTGCTAACCACCTGATTGGTGGTTCTGGCGGCCAGAAATTAGACGAGGCTGCCAGTGGCAATCTGTACGGGGATTCAAGCCTGGTGTCAAATTTCTTGCACCTGGCTGAATTCCTGCTCATTGACCTGCTCTTAATTTGCAACTGGGACAAGATTAAATGGCAGGATCGCCGGGTTAATACGATGGTCAAGCTGTTCTTGCTCCTCTTACCCCTGTATTCACTCTTTGCCAACTCGGCCATCATGGTCCGCGACGGCTTTTACTTCCTCTTCACCTACGCGATTGTGATTGACCTGGTGACTCGCAAGGCCCGGTTACAGTCCCGGCTTTTGATTTACCTGGGCGTGGCCCTGGTTTCAGCCTATGGGATGTTCCGCTTTGCCAGTAACTTCGATAACGGCGGCAGCAGTGTCTATGATAGCTATCTCTTCCACAATGATAATATTTGGACGCCCCAACCGGAGGATTTGCGCCTATGA
- a CDS encoding glycosyltransferase family A protein gives MVTVLTVTYNRGHLLERLFNSLCQQTQTDFQWLVIDDGSTDDTAQRMAAFQAKKPPFRIDYHVKENGGKHTGLNYAHPFIQGQVTVIVDSDDYLVENGIAQIEAAWQPYLDDPKLATVTFEQADDQGHLLGHFPRARYLGSELDYRYAHHIGGDFAETIRTEVLKAWPLPEFQGERFFPEGWLWQTIARHYDTLDLQGVLVVGGYQAGGLTQQGRQQRLKAPRGMVTYYQALTGSVFPLSTRLKSALAAQVYQHFVPKNLRTKLAVAAWLRWLTALPADFLAWRWRKYGNQQ, from the coding sequence ATGGTAACAGTTTTAACGGTGACCTATAACCGGGGACATTTGCTAGAACGGCTCTTTAACAGCCTCTGTCAGCAAACCCAGACCGACTTTCAATGGCTGGTGATTGATGATGGTAGCACTGATGATACTGCCCAGCGGATGGCGGCCTTCCAGGCCAAAAAGCCACCCTTTCGTATCGACTACCATGTCAAGGAAAACGGTGGTAAGCATACCGGCTTAAACTATGCCCATCCCTTTATTCAGGGGCAGGTTACGGTGATTGTGGACAGTGATGACTATTTGGTTGAAAACGGGATTGCGCAAATTGAAGCGGCCTGGCAACCCTACTTAGATGACCCCAAGTTAGCCACGGTAACCTTTGAACAGGCCGATGACCAGGGCCATTTATTGGGCCACTTTCCTAGGGCGCGTTATTTGGGTTCCGAATTAGACTACCGCTATGCCCACCACATTGGGGGTGACTTTGCCGAAACCATCCGTACCGAGGTCTTAAAGGCCTGGCCCCTGCCAGAATTTCAAGGAGAACGCTTCTTTCCGGAAGGTTGGCTCTGGCAGACAATTGCCCGCCACTATGACACCCTGGATTTACAGGGGGTCTTGGTAGTCGGTGGCTACCAGGCCGGTGGTTTGACCCAGCAGGGGCGGCAACAGCGCCTCAAGGCACCGCGTGGTATGGTAACCTATTATCAGGCCTTGACCGGGTCAGTTTTTCCGCTGTCCACCCGGCTTAAGAGCGCCTTGGCTGCCCAGGTTTACCAGCACTTTGTCCCGAAAAATTTACGGACTAAGCTGGCGGTGGCGGCTTGGTTACGTTGGTTAACAGCGCTACCGGCTGATTTTCTGGCCTGGCGGTGGCGTAAGTACGGTAATCAGCAATAG
- a CDS encoding glycosyltransferase, with the protein MQKVFHFLNTGNYSGAENVVINIASLVSGYHHVYVSPDGEINEVLAEHGIEHLNIDSLSVRSLRTVVKRYHPDIVHAHDFTASLATAVSAPYIHRYGGRVISHLHNNDPRLRQLSPLSVLYWLSLPAYDQVVVVSQAVIDEAWFHRALARRAKVVGNVVNTPWILAQSQRFTVASLDVVVVGRLVPQKGLDRLLNLLAQVREVLPDIQVALIGQGPLAAALDQQIKDMDLGHNVKRLGYQANPYPYLRAAKVGALLSRYEGFGIAVLEMELLGLPVVTTPVGGLKNLVNDQVGLASEDDAAIVTELIALLSDDDYRARKGRAAAAHANVVNDLDAFVARFQAIYGG; encoded by the coding sequence ATGCAAAAGGTTTTTCACTTCCTAAACACCGGTAACTATTCTGGTGCTGAAAACGTGGTGATTAACATCGCCAGTCTGGTGTCCGGCTACCATCATGTCTATGTTTCCCCGGACGGAGAAATTAACGAAGTTTTGGCCGAGCACGGCATCGAGCATCTGAACATTGACTCCTTGTCGGTGCGGTCACTGCGGACGGTAGTCAAGCGCTACCACCCCGATATTGTCCACGCCCATGACTTTACCGCTAGCCTGGCAACGGCCGTGAGTGCGCCTTATATCCATCGCTATGGTGGGCGGGTGATTTCCCACCTGCACAACAATGATCCCCGTCTACGACAGCTCAGTCCCTTGTCGGTCCTGTACTGGCTGAGCTTACCGGCCTACGATCAAGTAGTGGTGGTTTCGCAGGCTGTGATTGATGAAGCCTGGTTTCACCGGGCGCTGGCCCGTCGGGCAAAAGTGGTCGGTAACGTGGTCAACACCCCCTGGATTTTGGCGCAGAGCCAGCGTTTTACGGTTGCGTCGCTTGATGTGGTGGTGGTCGGTCGACTGGTGCCCCAGAAGGGGCTTGACCGCCTGTTAAACCTGTTAGCTCAGGTTCGTGAAGTGTTGCCTGATATCCAGGTGGCCTTAATTGGTCAAGGACCGCTGGCGGCGGCCTTGGATCAACAAATTAAGGATATGGACTTGGGCCACAACGTGAAACGGTTGGGCTACCAGGCCAATCCCTATCCTTATCTGCGAGCGGCTAAAGTTGGGGCCCTCCTGTCCCGTTACGAAGGCTTTGGGATTGCCGTTTTAGAAATGGAACTGCTAGGTCTACCAGTCGTGACAACTCCGGTCGGGGGCCTCAAAAACCTGGTGAATGACCAGGTTGGCTTGGCCAGTGAAGATGATGCGGCCATTGTAACGGAACTGATTGCCCTGCTTTCCGATGACGATTACCGGGCCCGCAAGGGGCGGGCGGCCGCAGCGCATGCAAACGTCGTCAATGATTTGGATGCCTTTGTGGCCCGTTTCCAGGCAATTTATGGAGGCTGA
- a CDS encoding glycosyltransferase: MSAKVLIVSSTASMILQFTMRNIALLQAAGYQVAVAANFDQPGTITQDQAQDLKAELTEKNVSWHQVDFGRGVGRPLQNLRAIRQLRDLMRGRDFDFVYTQAALASVFSRLVARYYRLPVLYFAHGFQFYRGGPWQNWCLYYPIEKLLSRWTKVLVTINDEDTQLAQQHFHAGEVVQVPGVGIAYQAFAKPRSAEKLQALRRSLQLPEKTRVLISVGELSRRKNHQLVIRALANSDQTDLHYLIVGIGDQQAALVQLIDELGLSQRVHLLGYRTDVGDLYHLAEVAVFPSRYEGLMVAGMEAMAAGLPLLYAQVRGIADYMTPGQTGYPFRDNDLAGLEAGLTKILPRAKAMGEQAQAAAQQFDYHAIDQQMATIFQGMKEN; encoded by the coding sequence ATGTCTGCCAAAGTATTAATTGTCAGTTCGACCGCGTCGATGATTTTACAGTTTACGATGCGAAACATCGCCCTGCTGCAGGCAGCTGGCTACCAGGTGGCCGTGGCGGCGAACTTTGACCAACCCGGCACCATTACCCAGGATCAGGCCCAGGATTTAAAGGCCGAGTTAACAGAGAAAAACGTTTCCTGGCATCAGGTTGACTTTGGTCGCGGTGTCGGCCGTCCCTTACAAAACCTGCGAGCAATCCGGCAGCTGCGCGACTTAATGCGGGGTCGGGATTTTGACTTTGTCTATACTCAGGCAGCCTTGGCCAGTGTTTTTAGTCGGTTGGTAGCTCGCTACTACCGCCTACCAGTGCTTTATTTTGCCCATGGTTTCCAATTCTACCGGGGTGGCCCCTGGCAGAATTGGTGCCTATACTATCCGATTGAAAAGTTATTAAGTCGTTGGACCAAGGTCTTAGTGACCATCAATGACGAGGATACTCAGTTAGCTCAGCAACACTTTCATGCTGGCGAAGTGGTTCAGGTACCTGGTGTAGGTATTGCTTATCAGGCCTTTGCCAAGCCGCGCTCGGCCGAAAAACTACAGGCCCTGCGACGGTCCTTGCAATTACCTGAAAAGACGCGAGTGTTGATCTCAGTGGGGGAGTTGTCCCGCCGCAAGAACCACCAGCTGGTGATTCGGGCCCTGGCGAACAGTGACCAGACTGACCTGCACTATCTGATTGTCGGGATTGGCGACCAACAGGCCGCCCTGGTGCAATTAATTGATGAACTAGGTCTCAGTCAGCGGGTGCATTTGCTTGGGTACCGCACTGACGTGGGAGACCTTTACCACCTTGCCGAGGTGGCGGTCTTCCCATCCCGTTACGAGGGTTTGATGGTGGCAGGCATGGAGGCAATGGCCGCTGGGCTGCCCCTCCTGTATGCCCAAGTCCGGGGGATTGCCGATTACATGACCCCCGGTCAAACCGGCTATCCTTTTAGAGATAATGACTTGGCTGGTCTGGAAGCAGGTCTGACTAAGATTTTGCCGCGGGCCAAGGCCATGGGTGAACAGGCCCAGGCTGCTGCTCAGCAGTTTGACTACCACGCCATTGATCAACAGATGGCAACCATTTTCCAAGGGATGAAAGAAAATTAG